In the Bacillota bacterium genome, ATCGGCCCTGATGACGCTACCCGGCACATCACCCGCGCCGAAGCCGTCGAGCTCCTGTACCAGGCCCGGACGGTCTCGACCGTGAACGGCAAGCTGGCGCTGGCGGGCCAGGGCTCTGCCACGGTGGAGTCCCAGAAGGGCCCCGTGCGCGTCCGGCTGACCGAGGGCACCCTGGTGGTGCGAAACGGCAAGCCCTCGTCCGTGGAGAGCCTGCAGAGCGGGGACCGGGTCGCAGCGGTCGTCGATCCGGCGGGCTACGTACGGGTGGTCTCGGCCACCGGCTCCAACACCCTCAACCAGACCGAGGTGCTGGCGAAGGCGCAGCAGCTGCTCCAGGAAGTCGCGCAGCAACTGACCCCCGAGCAGTGGCAGATGGTGCTGCAGGGCGACTGGGAGGCGTTGAGCGGCACGCTGATGCCGCAGCTCTACGACCGGCTGATGGCCGTGGGCATCGCACCGTGGGAGGCGGACGCCCTGCTGAACCGGGACTGGGCCTCGGTACGCGAGCTCGCCGCCGACCGCCTGGCCGAGGAGGGGGCCCAGCGTCTCAACGTCTCGCCTGAACTCCTGCGCTCGGTGCTGGCGCAGGATTGGGGCACCGCCCGGCAGCTGGCCCAACAGGAGCTGATCGAGAAGGTCATCAACGAACTCGTCCTCCCGAACGCAGCCCCTGGTGCAGGCAGCGCGCCGGGCCCGAGCAGCGCACCGGGCGTCGGCCGCTCTTAGGCCGGTTCGTCAAGCCGCACCTCGATGGGGCGGAGGATCTCCACGCGAGGAGGCCGCACCCGGCAGGAGAAGGCCAGCACCTTGACTCCCTGCCGGGCGGCCTCCACCAGTCCCCGGCTGAACGCCGGATCCGCCGCCCGGTGAGGCGAGAAGCGCAGCGCATCCGGGCGCTGCGCGACGAAGACCACGAGCGCCTCCATACCGGCCCTCCGGACGTTTGCCAGCACCTGCAGGTGGCGCTGCCCCCTCAGCGTCGGGGCGTCGGGAAACAGCGCCGTGCCGTCCTTTTCCACCAGCGTCACCGACTTGGCCTCGACCAGCGCCAGCCCGGCGGGGCCTTCCAGAAGTAAATCGAGCCGCGAGCCGGGCTCGTCGGGCACCGGATACTCGAGCCGTACCACCCGGTAACCCCGCAGCGCATCCAGCCCCCCGCCCCTCACGGCTTCCGCCAGCAGGGGCCCGGGGAGCCGCGCATCCACACTCACCCAGCTATTGGGGCCCAGCATGAAGACCGCGTCGCCCACCGTGCGGCGCCTGTCGGAGGCCTCCGACAACGCCAC is a window encoding:
- a CDS encoding S-layer homology domain-containing protein, which gives rise to MRMPTSGRSLAFIGLILTLVAGPVMAGAGLPDPKSGQAGGAASERPRTAGLYVDVTDAGLTKALEALAPTGALTAFPGDQFRPSRPITLGEFARAAAAAFDVTVPAGDEPGQAAVQALAERGVLPRSERLVEGADLALSVTNALSAVVRLSGMGEVSQSWPGTGPASAPLEAAQAAGIVPESIGPDDATRHITRAEAVELLYQARTVSTVNGKLALAGQGSATVESQKGPVRVRLTEGTLVVRNGKPSSVESLQSGDRVAAVVDPAGYVRVVSATGSNTLNQTEVLAKAQQLLQEVAQQLTPEQWQMVLQGDWEALSGTLMPQLYDRLMAVGIAPWEADALLNRDWASVRELAADRLAEEGAQRLNVSPELLRSVLAQDWGTARQLAQQELIEKVINELVLPNAAPGAGSAPGPSSAPGVGRS
- a CDS encoding DNA/RNA nuclease SfsA, with the translated sequence VALSEASDRRRTVGDAVFMLGPNSWVSVDARLPGPLLAEAVRGGGLDALRGYRVVRLEYPVPDEPGSRLDLLLEGPAGLALVEAKSVTLVEKDGTALFPDAPTLRGQRHLQVLANVRRAGMEALVVFVAQRPDALRFSPHRAADPAFSRGLVEAARQGVKVLAFSCRVRPPRVEILRPIEVRLDEPA